A genomic segment from Cervus elaphus chromosome 14, mCerEla1.1, whole genome shotgun sequence encodes:
- the CLEC20A gene encoding putative C-type lectin domain family 20 member A yields MPVTGLRLSLCTAGVLQLLSATGSIFLASALQLTSEGKTFWRVAEELSWSKALGYCRRHHTDLADLHSMSGWSSIKALYSLTSSHEAWVGLFFDVRLGGLRWSSGSSFSASLWGSLPTFREGLCATLYSITFLPSLGAAWCTARRPFICYYDPTVGAHTLLEPVLSLTATPKPVEVQLGNLIFKRFDQEKMWLEALGYCRRYHTDLADLQTVTEEMDEDLKSITSNTEAWIGLYFSAASGSPRWSSDRGSSIPSWLQPPKFGAGLCAGLSRYWSFPSRISAVTCFSLKPFICFDVSGGTSHQSSMSGVADLGLLCAPPRQPCSHTPCWCFLTDPTIGHRDLAALPQLFHTPSSEVTVGMTPRPSTSFGPADAMKRRASAGPFPQQVSLEPAELSSSTLGSGTSTSAGPAAPQPRGTASPSPLAHVPVPVDGGPWTSPVTTQNMSFGPAPPASSPTPAPSPTELVHWRSPSVPQGVTESPLASASSPAPGPAPPEDSGTQGGPGRPREDAAGPSLSSTRGASAHPGVTVTSGAATSSGSRGAEPPGTKESTVEPSSSGSSAVLQRTNMTRKGPAQSQAAGPETAGSRPWPDTGARPPGGWGPRPGAWLLLWGDQALVSMPQPPVRERHFMRDDDVATGYMSLWAVTSERSGTNMTDTAPATQAQHWSSANHPESKEKTPAPKPGQLFGILKADFLISVLMDPEDMKDQFLSEIQDVLNLTLGHEQFRLKWVGFEVNKK; encoded by the exons ATGCCGGTCACGGGGCTGCGACTGTCCCTCTGCACAGCAG GGGTCCTCCAACTTCTCTCGGCAACAGGCAGCATCTTCTTGGCCTCTG ccctgcagctgaCCAGCGAAGGCAAGACCTTCTGGCGGGTGGCGGAGGAGCTGAGCTGGTCCAAGGCCCTGGGGTACTGCCGGCGGCACCACACGGACCTGGCCGACCTGCACAGCATGAGCGGCTGGAGTAGCATCAAGGCCCTCTACTCTCTCACCAGCAGCCACGAGGCCTGGGTCGGCCTCTTCTTCGACGTGCGCCTTGGTGGCCTGAGATGGTCCAGCGGCTCTTCCTTCAGCGCGTCGTTGTGGGGCTCGCTGCCCACCTTCAGGGAGGGCCTCTGTGCCACCCTGTATTCAATCACCTTTctccccagcctgggggcagCCTGGTGCACTGCCCGGAGGCCCTTCATCTGCTACTACG ATCCCACTGTGGGGGCCCACACCCTCCTGGAGCCAGTTCTCAGCCTGACCGCCACTCCAAAACCAG TTGAGGTTCAGCTTGGCAATCTGATCTTCAAGCGATTTGACCAAGAAAAGATGTGGCTGGAGGCGTTGGGGTACTGCCGCAGATACCACACAGACCTGGCTGACCTGCAGACGGTGACTGAGGAGATGGACGAAGACTTGAAATCCATCACGAGTAACACTGAGGCCTGGATTGGCCTCTACTTCAGTGCAGCCTCTGGGTCTCCGAGGTGGTCCAGTGACAGGGGTTCCAGCATCCCTAGCTGGCTGCAGCCACCTAAGTTTGGGGCAGGACTGTGTGCGGGTCTCAGTAGGTACTGGAGCTTCCCCTCCAGAATTTCTGCCGTGACCTGCTTTTCCCTGAAACCCTTCATCTGCTTCGATG TGTCTGGTGGGACTTCTCACCAGAGCAGCATGTCTGGAGTGGCAGACCTGGGGTTGCTGTGTGCTCCCCCACGTCAGCCTTGCTCCCACACTCCCTGCTGGTGTTTTCTTACAGATCCCACCATCGGACACCGGGATCTTGCAGCCCTCCCTCAGCTCTTCCACACGCCCTCCTCAGAAGTGACCGTGGGGATGACGCCCAGGCCAA GCACCAGCTTCGGACCCGCGGACGCCATGAAACGTCGGGCTTCGGCGGGGCCTTTCCCACAGCAAGTCAGCCTGGAGCCCGCCGAGCTCAGCTCCAGCACCCTTGGCTCCGGCACCTCCACCTCCGCGGGCCCTGCCGCACCCCAGCCCAGAGGGACAGCGTCTCCGAGCCCTCTGGCCCACGTCCCAGTCCCCGTGGATGGAGGGCCGTGGACCTCGCCGGTCACCACCCAGAACATGTCCTTTGGTCCCGCGCCCCCAGCCTCCTCGCCGACCCCTGCCCCAAGCCCCACGGAGCTGGTCCACTGGAGGAGCCCCTCTGTCCCCCAGGGAGTCACTGAGAGCCCCCTGGCCTCCGCCTCCAGCCCTGCTCCAGGCCCCGCGCCCCCGGAGGACTCCGGTACCCAGGGTGGGCCCGGGAGGCCGCGGGAGGACGCAGCGGGCCCCTCGCTCAGCTCCACCCGCGGGGCCTCGGCTCACCCAGGGGTGACAGTGACCTCTGGGGCGGCCACATCCAGCGGGTCCCGCGGTGCCGAACCTCCAGGGACCAAAGAAAGCACCGTGGAGCCTTCCAGCTCAGGAAGCTCAGCTGTGCTCCAAAGAACAAACATGACCCGGAAAGGGCCAGCCCAGAGCCAGGCTGCAGGCCCGGAGACAGCTGGCAGCCGGCCATGGCCCGACACAGGTGCCCGCCCGCCGGGGGGTTGGGGACCCCGGCCTGGAGCCTGGCTCCTCCTTTGGGGAGACCAAGCCCTAGTTTCCATGCCGCAGCCACCAGTCAGGGAG AGACACTTTATGAGGGATGATGATGTAGCCACTGGGTACATGAGCCTGTGGG CTGTGACAAGTGAAAGGAGTGGCACCAATATGACAGACACAGCTCCTGCCACTCAGGCCCAACACTGGAGCTCAGCTAATCACCCAGAATCTAAGGAAAAAACTCCAGCACCGAAACCAG GGCAACTCTTTGGAATCCTCAAAGCAGATTTTCTCATCTCAGTTCTGATGGACCCAGAAGACATGAAAGACCAATTTTTGAGTGAG ATCCAAGATGTCTTAAACCTTACATTAGGTCATGAGCAATTCAGACTGAAATGGGTCGGCTTTGAAGTGAACAAAAAATAA